The following proteins are encoded in a genomic region of Triticum dicoccoides isolate Atlit2015 ecotype Zavitan chromosome 1B, WEW_v2.0, whole genome shotgun sequence:
- the LOC119303999 gene encoding uncharacterized protein LOC119303999, with protein MKTKPPAPGSRRGRARAVSLPRKRAKDYGNVPLAELLLRVKKTPPPRRLADPADANGRATIAPANSFANDSERETTSTPAMEHDRQAEKDYEEEEENEEEEDE; from the exons ATGAAGACTAAGCCGCCTGCCCCAGGAAGCAGAAGGGGAAGGGCAAGGGCTGTGTCGCTGCCAAGGAAGCGGGCCAAGGATTACGGCAATGTCCCGCTCGCCGAGTTGTTATTACGGGTAAAAAAAACTCCACCGCCTCGACGTCTCGCTGACCCCGCCGACGCCAACGGGCGTGCCACGATCGCCCCTGCCAACAGCTTCGCAAATGACTCCGAGAGGGAGACTACATCTACACCG GCAATGGAGCATGATAGGCAAgcagagaaggattatgaagaggaggaagagaatgaggaggaagaggatgagtaA